A stretch of Roseovarius sp. M141 DNA encodes these proteins:
- a CDS encoding IS110 family transposase, translating to MSEIITVGLDLAKSVFQVHGADGAGRAVLRKKLRRAQVLEFLGQLPPCVVAMEACGGAHFWGREIGKLGHDVRLIPPAYVKPFVKRQKNDAADAEAICEAAQRPTMRFVPVKSEETQGAAMVFRGRELLIRQRTQVVNALRGHLTEFGQIVPQGVANAKRLVAIVEDPDSSLPTDAMATLKVLIATLCHLDAEIGKLDAEITHRAKENDVARRLMTVPGIGPLIATAIATLAPPPETFRKARDFAAWLGLVPRQHSTGGKQRLGATTKMGERSLRRLLIIGANSVIIKRHTHAAAQPGTWLGGMLSRKPPMLVRVALANKMARIVWALMARGGVYQSPAAAA from the coding sequence ATGTCGGAGATTATCACTGTCGGGCTCGATCTGGCGAAGAGTGTATTCCAGGTGCATGGAGCCGACGGCGCAGGTCGAGCGGTTCTGCGTAAGAAGTTGCGGCGAGCGCAGGTGCTGGAGTTCTTGGGTCAACTGCCGCCGTGTGTCGTCGCAATGGAAGCTTGCGGCGGCGCTCATTTCTGGGGCCGAGAGATCGGCAAGCTTGGCCACGACGTGCGGCTCATCCCACCCGCCTACGTGAAGCCATTCGTTAAACGCCAGAAGAATGATGCCGCCGATGCCGAGGCCATTTGCGAAGCTGCGCAGCGCCCGACGATGCGCTTTGTGCCCGTGAAGAGCGAAGAGACCCAAGGGGCAGCGATGGTCTTTCGGGGCCGAGAGCTTCTGATCCGGCAGCGCACGCAGGTGGTCAACGCCCTGCGCGGACATCTGACAGAGTTCGGGCAGATTGTGCCGCAAGGAGTGGCCAATGCCAAGCGGCTGGTCGCGATTGTTGAGGATCCGGACAGCAGCTTGCCGACCGATGCGATGGCCACCTTGAAGGTGCTGATCGCGACGCTGTGCCATCTGGACGCGGAGATCGGAAAGCTTGATGCCGAGATCACCCACCGGGCAAAGGAAAATGATGTGGCACGGCGTCTGATGACGGTTCCGGGCATCGGTCCTCTGATCGCCACGGCCATCGCGACCCTTGCGCCGCCGCCCGAGACATTCCGCAAGGCACGCGATTTTGCGGCCTGGCTGGGTCTTGTGCCGCGACAGCATTCAACCGGTGGCAAACAGCGGCTTGGGGCTACGACCAAGATGGGCGAGCGATCCTTACGGCGGTTGCTGATCATCGGTGCCAACAGCGTCATCATCAAACGGCACACCCATGCTGCGGCCCAGCCAGGCACTTGGCTGGGCGGGATGCTGTCACGCAAGCCACCAATGCTGGTGCGGGTGGCGCTCGCGAACAAAATGGCGCGGATCGTCTGGGCCCTTATGGCCCGGGGCGGCGTCTACCAGTCTCCGGCCGCAGCGGCATAA
- a CDS encoding alpha/beta hydrolase fold domain-containing protein has protein sequence MAAARRLDYPPPEVFKVENTSTGPGYSHVLVRIYRTSSDVRAPVIVFYHGGGYVFGSLDTYDTTARFLARATGCTLVSVDYRMGLRPSP, from the coding sequence ATGGCTGCTGCAAGACGCTTGGACTATCCTCCCCCTGAGGTTTTCAAGGTTGAAAACACCTCTACAGGGCCGGGCTATAGCCATGTCCTCGTTCGAATCTACAGAACATCTTCGGATGTTCGGGCGCCAGTCATCGTTTTCTATCATGGTGGAGGATATGTGTTTGGCAGCCTGGACACATACGATACCACGGCCCGTTTTTTGGCCCGCGCAACTGGATGCACTCTGGTTTCGGTCGATTACAGGATGGGCCTTCGGCCCAGCCCCTGA
- a CDS encoding transporter substrate-binding domain-containing protein, with translation MGLDGGMRGSPGRTRRRHSDIECAVLPTGIPDMRLGVLPDMRAHLCAVMSILIGLASGAQADETTLRVGFREDAPPFSAQTESGALTGGTVQAAYEGFSVDICHRIVDSYLEGHPDLKVVVFGFTAPKREEMMEAREPTFDILCDSTSMTRARLSSCAFSFPYFVTGITYATAKSDTGVELKTLAEAKVGLVGGTTAVNRLNTMWQNDFGVDPQATLYEDYATGLAAIEAGEVKAVFGDQILLQGAVMENEEKFGVAKDIYSVELYGVCINPARQDLLLTTNQTLGSLYASNEIYAILGDHFGGRGASRILTNVYRMFALPEE, from the coding sequence ATGGGCCTCGACGGCGGGATGCGTGGTTCACCTGGTCGGACCCGAAGGCGACACAGTGACATCGAATGCGCCGTCCTGCCCACCGGGATACCGGACATGCGGCTCGGGGTGTTGCCCGACATGAGAGCGCATCTTTGTGCCGTCATGAGCATCCTGATCGGTTTGGCCTCCGGCGCGCAGGCCGATGAAACAACACTGCGTGTGGGGTTCCGTGAAGATGCGCCGCCGTTTTCCGCCCAGACCGAAAGCGGTGCGCTCACCGGTGGCACGGTTCAGGCTGCCTATGAAGGGTTCAGCGTTGATATCTGTCACCGCATTGTGGACAGCTATCTCGAGGGTCACCCGGACCTGAAAGTCGTGGTCTTTGGCTTCACCGCGCCCAAGCGTGAGGAGATGATGGAGGCTAGGGAGCCAACCTTTGACATCCTGTGCGATTCCACGTCGATGACGCGGGCGCGGCTGTCGTCCTGCGCCTTTTCCTTCCCGTATTTTGTGACCGGCATTACCTATGCCACGGCAAAATCTGATACCGGCGTTGAACTGAAAACACTGGCGGAAGCCAAGGTCGGTCTGGTGGGTGGAACCACGGCGGTCAACAGGCTAAATACCATGTGGCAGAACGATTTTGGTGTCGACCCACAGGCCACCCTGTACGAAGATTACGCCACCGGGCTTGCGGCGATCGAGGCCGGCGAAGTCAAGGCGGTCTTTGGCGATCAAATCCTCTTACAGGGGGCGGTGATGGAGAACGAAGAGAAATTCGGGGTGGCCAAAGACATCTATTCGGTCGAGCTTTACGGGGTATGCATCAACCCGGCGCGGCAGGACCTGTTGTTGACCACCAACCAGACGCTTGGCTCGCTTTACGCCTCCAATGAGATCTACGCGATCTTGGGCGATCATTTTGGTGGGCGCGGGGCGTCGCGCATCCTCACCAACGTCTACCGTATGTTTGCCCTGCCCGAGGAGTGA
- a CDS encoding serine protease, whose translation MRGVLHSLALILALACSAPVMGQQTGKALQEFVVPADAHVTEVVLGALTEITVTAPHLADDRPWRAWLSVPDADQPVEILDLSGRLKQRIPARDARAGAWTRYFDSRDVYFTAPGEAEVRIISWREIAIMTQTPVNGLNLVPVKGHSMDLDLQDLTRAVGFLSIHYGDTDETDGAPKRFVHCTTFMISTTIAVTAAHCVEYGLDGKFAELVLGYTDLGKPNGAGRFGVRLAHMSRTHDLAFLELDRPADVPAVFTIADTAPVPGQELLVLQHYGAEAMSISDDDDCRLTDGVFDGRLINDKGKIVPRIKDLAWGHGCDTTKSSSGSPVLDRDTLEVVLVHQRGYDDRDGTVKPENRGINTHELAILVTDVLERRGG comes from the coding sequence ATGCGCGGCGTCCTCCACAGTCTGGCACTGATCCTTGCGCTGGCCTGTTCTGCGCCGGTAATGGGCCAGCAAACTGGTAAGGCCTTGCAGGAATTCGTGGTGCCGGCCGACGCGCATGTGACCGAAGTGGTGTTGGGCGCGCTGACCGAGATCACGGTGACCGCCCCGCACTTGGCCGACGACCGGCCTTGGCGGGCGTGGCTGTCGGTGCCCGACGCGGATCAGCCAGTAGAGATCCTTGACCTCTCAGGCCGCCTGAAACAACGCATTCCAGCCCGTGACGCACGCGCAGGCGCCTGGACGCGTTATTTCGACAGCCGTGACGTGTACTTCACTGCGCCCGGCGAGGCAGAGGTGCGCATCATCAGTTGGCGCGAGATCGCCATCATGACGCAAACTCCGGTCAACGGATTGAACTTGGTGCCGGTCAAGGGGCATTCGATGGATCTAGACCTACAGGATTTAACCCGTGCGGTGGGATTTTTATCGATCCATTACGGCGACACGGATGAGACGGATGGCGCGCCGAAACGGTTCGTGCATTGCACTACCTTCATGATCAGCACGACCATTGCGGTGACGGCGGCCCATTGCGTGGAATATGGGCTGGATGGCAAATTCGCCGAGCTGGTGCTGGGCTATACCGATCTGGGGAAGCCAAACGGAGCAGGGCGCTTTGGCGTGCGACTGGCCCATATGTCGCGGACCCATGACCTTGCCTTTCTGGAACTGGACCGACCCGCCGACGTGCCTGCGGTTTTTACCATCGCGGATACCGCGCCGGTGCCGGGCCAGGAATTATTAGTGCTACAACACTATGGCGCGGAGGCCATGTCGATTTCCGATGACGACGATTGCCGACTGACGGATGGCGTTTTCGACGGTCGGTTGATCAACGACAAGGGCAAGATTGTGCCCCGGATCAAGGACCTCGCGTGGGGGCATGGCTGCGACACGACCAAGTCCAGCTCCGGCAGTCCGGTTCTGGACCGCGACACGCTGGAAGTCGTGTTGGTCCATCAACGCGGCTATGATGACCGCGACGGTACGGTGAAACCGGAGAACCGCGGGATCAATACGCATGAGTTGGCGATCCTTGTGACGGACGTTCTGGAGAGACGGGGCGGATGA
- a CDS encoding S8 family serine peptidase, giving the protein MHALKPLAVCFIFAFGSAQAEQMSAAAKYGAQVEAEIRGVEIFRQDESRRARAQRILAMRAALELQIRNSKDPAITAALRPMLMSLADMRMRLKTGETVDPLQIDLLVQDANCALQGILGNWGGSICGERDVVVPRAASSTLTANVNSVARTPDHSRRVQKPSALRPVWVQSLQVPRMRPTAVATETQEPRSPAKNQVPTYDEHRVRYVVSLYGHSVDSDLGRMLARLAETAPEVLRPIPIDRTFWRSRCVNKGLSPVIVRDRPNDADRAFRDMLDEASNLWDSGTRQVRFTLVSDTLAEKRSRTGVTVPDTLADFELEDAHRLITADFELRYGLLSGADPALRDALRNLEIALGAEEFLNVMARAVGPDSFLAPSQLGSALAQTNGTTRSLWSRVLREAGANLNCNDADKALEAYGLVYRRGDYPSARATMKSLKKHTGYDAIPSITVLKSEHEVTESQPQNCARFGPYRRYLPDADRDFCNLGAIRVDGMTQHRVLAGGVDVEFLATDEDRSKIRSVMYELEDIDRSGDKLRWHDTSLLGTQTQARSFVNVDLTEAAPGKQFPCVINLSKGDQLSNLDGIKTHVENYRTSFYPTGTMAGPNELHYVFVIDAFQAHQNPEVKSRLMETAQSLQSQLKSFGQAFEDEILGTQEENNDKLIGANALPFDWSNVCQLVNQQFADVSALNAPLSHGEFIMGLLLGGSDRADGHFGLGLLNPQGEWAAGLFENKVRGWSVYDKRTGLVSSERMLNHVKGSKERIYDVIEDAEEDGGHAPAPAIINISLSESYLHIGDEHAKRDAQRLIERLLEQMGQVGDKGLFVVAAGQAVRQSADAASPGKYLQFTQARKADVQDAECDYFPACLSDRKNVITVGAIKPSASAAGHARPIMIRWANHGSAVTLAAPGQAILGADQGFTLDEGSDRLTALKTESLRDGTSVATVFVTGIAAQLAARYPDLRASQLKKRLVSTARPYWTPDNGNASELMVGYKAARRDEVARQGMLFAGVIDPEAALRNPYKYQVTYRKGPHRGTTRSFERIELQVGVERHPKLTVFNSTSSSATSHKQCPWHEMYRIHITGASERDDSEPGAPIFDGAMACQDRDTGEKVSVASGPFGTRNRQHNPCLVTDTCLQGQLEDGFWEPLKFSEISDIYFSVVK; this is encoded by the coding sequence ATGCACGCTCTGAAGCCCCTTGCTGTTTGTTTTATATTCGCTTTTGGGTCCGCACAGGCCGAACAGATGTCGGCTGCGGCGAAATATGGTGCTCAGGTCGAGGCCGAAATCCGCGGGGTTGAAATTTTCCGCCAGGATGAATCCCGCCGCGCCCGCGCCCAGCGGATCCTCGCTATGCGCGCGGCGCTTGAACTTCAGATTAGGAATTCAAAAGACCCCGCAATCACCGCCGCATTGCGGCCCATGCTGATGTCTCTTGCGGATATGCGTATGCGTTTGAAGACGGGCGAAACGGTGGATCCGTTGCAGATTGATCTGTTGGTGCAGGATGCGAACTGTGCCTTGCAAGGCATATTGGGCAACTGGGGCGGCAGCATTTGCGGCGAACGCGACGTTGTCGTGCCGCGTGCGGCCTCTTCGACGCTAACCGCAAATGTGAATTCCGTGGCCCGCACCCCGGACCATAGCCGCCGGGTGCAAAAACCATCAGCTTTAAGACCTGTTTGGGTGCAATCATTGCAGGTCCCGCGGATGCGCCCGACGGCGGTTGCAACTGAAACGCAAGAACCACGCAGTCCGGCAAAGAACCAAGTACCCACCTATGACGAACACCGCGTCCGCTATGTGGTCTCGCTCTATGGTCATTCGGTGGACAGCGATTTGGGCCGGATGCTGGCCCGGCTGGCGGAAACCGCGCCGGAAGTGCTGCGCCCGATTCCGATTGACCGGACGTTTTGGCGCAGCCGTTGCGTCAACAAGGGCCTGTCCCCGGTGATTGTGCGCGACCGTCCCAACGACGCGGATCGCGCGTTCCGCGACATGCTGGATGAGGCGAGCAATCTGTGGGACAGTGGCACGCGCCAAGTGCGGTTTACTCTGGTCAGCGACACACTGGCCGAGAAGCGCAGTCGCACGGGCGTCACCGTGCCCGACACGCTAGCGGATTTTGAACTTGAAGATGCGCACCGGTTGATCACGGCCGATTTCGAGCTGCGCTATGGCCTATTGAGCGGTGCCGATCCGGCGCTGAGGGATGCGCTGCGCAATCTTGAGATCGCGCTGGGCGCGGAGGAGTTCCTAAACGTCATGGCGCGCGCAGTGGGGCCAGACTCGTTCCTGGCACCAAGCCAGCTAGGCAGCGCGCTGGCCCAGACGAACGGGACGACCAGGTCGCTCTGGTCACGGGTGTTGCGCGAGGCCGGGGCCAACCTGAACTGCAACGACGCTGATAAGGCGCTGGAGGCCTATGGGCTGGTCTATCGGCGCGGCGATTATCCAAGCGCGCGGGCGACGATGAAGTCCCTCAAGAAGCACACTGGCTATGATGCGATTCCCAGCATTACCGTATTGAAATCCGAACATGAGGTCACCGAGTCACAGCCCCAGAATTGTGCCCGCTTTGGCCCCTATCGCCGCTATCTGCCCGATGCGGACCGCGATTTCTGTAATCTGGGCGCAATTCGCGTGGACGGCATGACCCAGCATCGCGTTCTGGCGGGCGGCGTGGATGTGGAATTCTTGGCAACGGATGAGGATCGCAGCAAGATCCGGTCGGTCATGTATGAACTCGAAGACATCGACCGGAGTGGGGACAAGCTACGTTGGCATGACACCAGCTTGCTGGGCACCCAGACTCAGGCGCGCAGTTTTGTAAATGTCGATCTGACCGAAGCCGCGCCGGGCAAACAGTTTCCCTGTGTTATCAACCTTAGCAAAGGCGATCAGCTCTCCAATCTGGACGGCATCAAAACTCACGTAGAGAATTACCGGACATCCTTCTACCCAACCGGGACGATGGCCGGGCCAAATGAGCTGCATTACGTATTTGTCATCGATGCATTCCAAGCCCACCAGAACCCGGAGGTCAAATCGCGGTTGATGGAAACGGCGCAGTCGCTGCAGTCCCAACTCAAGAGTTTCGGGCAGGCCTTTGAAGACGAAATTCTAGGCACCCAGGAAGAGAACAACGACAAACTGATCGGCGCCAATGCACTGCCATTTGACTGGTCAAACGTTTGCCAGCTGGTCAACCAGCAGTTTGCCGATGTGAGCGCGCTGAATGCGCCGCTGAGCCACGGTGAGTTCATCATGGGCCTGTTACTGGGCGGTTCCGACAGGGCGGACGGGCACTTTGGCCTTGGTCTGTTGAACCCGCAGGGCGAATGGGCTGCCGGGTTGTTTGAAAACAAGGTGCGCGGCTGGTCGGTTTATGACAAGCGCACCGGGCTGGTATCGTCCGAGAGGATGCTCAACCATGTGAAAGGGTCGAAGGAGCGCATCTATGATGTGATCGAAGACGCCGAAGAAGATGGCGGCCACGCACCGGCCCCTGCGATCATCAACATCAGCCTCAGCGAAAGCTACCTGCATATCGGTGATGAACATGCCAAGCGTGACGCGCAACGGCTAATCGAACGGCTATTGGAACAGATGGGACAGGTGGGTGACAAAGGGTTGTTTGTTGTTGCCGCTGGACAGGCGGTGCGACAGTCCGCCGATGCAGCAAGCCCCGGCAAATACCTGCAATTCACTCAAGCGCGGAAAGCCGATGTGCAGGACGCAGAATGCGATTACTTTCCGGCCTGCCTCAGCGATCGCAAGAATGTGATTACCGTGGGCGCGATCAAGCCAAGCGCCAGTGCCGCAGGCCACGCGCGCCCGATAATGATCAGATGGGCAAATCACGGCTCCGCGGTGACACTTGCCGCACCCGGACAGGCGATCCTAGGCGCGGATCAGGGGTTCACCCTTGACGAAGGCTCCGACCGGCTCACCGCGTTGAAAACCGAAAGCCTGCGCGATGGCACCTCTGTAGCTACGGTGTTTGTCACCGGCATCGCGGCGCAACTGGCCGCGCGTTACCCTGATCTGCGCGCCTCGCAGCTAAAAAAACGATTGGTCTCGACCGCGCGACCTTACTGGACGCCGGACAATGGCAACGCTTCGGAACTGATGGTCGGATACAAAGCCGCACGCCGCGACGAGGTGGCACGGCAAGGCATGCTCTTTGCCGGGGTAATCGACCCTGAAGCCGCGCTGCGCAACCCTTACAAGTACCAGGTGACCTATCGCAAGGGACCTCACAGGGGCACCACGCGCAGTTTCGAGCGAATCGAGTTGCAGGTCGGCGTGGAGCGCCATCCCAAGCTGACGGTGTTCAATTCCACCTCCAGCTCCGCGACCTCGCATAAGCAATGCCCGTGGCACGAGATGTACCGTATCCACATTACAGGGGCCTCGGAGCGCGACGACAGCGAGCCCGGTGCGCCGATCTTTGATGGAGCGATGGCCTGTCAAGACCGCGACACCGGCGAAAAGGTCAGCGTCGCTTCGGGGCCGTTCGGCACCCGCAACCGCCAGCACAACCCTTGTCTGGTGACCGACACCTGTTTGCAGGGCCAGCTTGAGGACGGCTTCTGGGAACCGCTGAAATTTTCGGAAATCAGCGACATTTATTTCTCCGTGGTGAAATAG